The Sphaeramia orbicularis chromosome 16, fSphaOr1.1, whole genome shotgun sequence genome window below encodes:
- the LOC115435536 gene encoding double-strand-break repair protein rad21 homolog A-like encodes MFYAHFVLSKRGPLAKIWLAAHWDKKLTKAHVFECNLESSVESIISPKVKMALRTSGHLLLGVVRIYHRKAKYLLADCNEAFIKIKMAFRPGVVDLPEENREAAYNAITLPEEFHDFDQPLPDLDDIDVAQQFTLNQSRVEEITMREDVGNLSLLQDNDFADFGMDDREMMRDASTFEEDIMHGATASNLLLEAEPGPANLPDKSNHMEYDDFGDGSMGNSDGGMLVDKLLSSEDGGGIFDDPPAITDSVMMPPDHGDDEDDFDNLQSPGPDSPDSGPAEPLPAMADQTEQTTLVHNEEEAFALEPIDITVKETKAKRKRKLIVDSVKELDSKTIRAQLSDYSDIVTTLDLAPPTKKLMMWKETGGVEKLFSLPAQPLWNGRLLKMFTRCLTPLVPDELRKRRKGGEADSLDEFLKELENPEVPREEVMSQHRDVIDQTIMEEPSILAASAMEGSRTTLDETVMPPPSTPRGVKRKTLDKDSTLPMAPLEQPQQVADRSVLSQRLDMPQVDLPPEETSLSLTQLVPELDLLGEKSKDKKDDSDEEEEEEGQAGDQDQEEKRWNKRTQQMLHGLQRVMAKTGADSVSLLDLCRNNNRKQAAAKFYSFLVLKKQQAIEVTQSEPYSDIIATAGPRFHLI; translated from the exons ATGTTTTACGCCCACTTTGTCCTCAGTAAACGTGGGCCGCTGGCCAAGATCTGGCTGGCGGCCCATTGGGACAAGAAGCTGACCAAGGCTCATGTGTTTGAATGCAACCTTGAGAGCAGTGTGGAGAGTATCATCTCACCCAAG GTCAAAATGGCATTGCGTACATCGGGTCACCTGCTCCTCGGGGTGGTGAGAATCTACCACAGGAAGGCCAAGTACCTCCTTGCTGACTGTAATGAAGCTTTTATCAAAATCAAAATGGCTTTCAGGCCAG GTGTGGTGGATCTACCAGAGGAAAACAGAGAAGCAGCCTACAATGCCATCACCTTACCTGAAGAGTTCCATGACTTTGACCAGCCACTTCCTGATCTGGA TGACATAGATGTTGCCCAGCAGTTTACCCTGAACCAGAGCAGAGTAGAAGAGATCACCATGAGGGAGGATGTTGGCAACCTCAGCCTCTTGCAGGACAATGATTTTG CTGATTTTGGTATGGATGACAGAGAGATGATGCGTGATGCTAGCACATTTGAGGAGGATATCATGCATGGTGCCACAGCCTCTAACCTTTTGTTAGAGGCTGAGCCTGGGCCTGCTAATCTCCCTGATAAGTCCAACCACATGGAGTATGATGACTTTGGGGATGGCTCAATGGGCAACAGTGATGGAGGAATGCTGG TTGATAAACTGTTAAGCTCTGAAGACGGAGGTGGTATTTTTGATGATCCACCTGCCATCACAGACAGTGTCATGATGCCTCCAGATCATGGAGACGACGAGGATGACTTTGACAACCTCCAGTCAC CGGGTCCCGACAGCCCAGACTCTGGCCCAGCAGAGCCACTGCCAGCTATGGCTGATCAGACAGAACAGACCACTCTGGTTCACAACGAGGAGGAGGCCTTTGCCCTGGAACCAATTGATATCACTG TGAAAGAGACCAAGGCAAAGCGTAAGAGGAAGCTGATTGTGGACAGTGTGAAGGAGCTGGACAGTAAGACCATCCGGGCCCAGCTGTCCGACTACTCAGATATTGTCACTACCCTGGATCTTGCCCCTCCCACGAAGAAGCTTATGATGTGGAAGGAAACTGGAGGAGTGGAGAAACTCTTCTCTCTGCCTGCCCAGCCACTCTGGAACGGCAGGCTTCTCAAG ATGTTCACTCGCTGCCTGACGCCTCTGGTGCCAGATGAgctgaggaagaggagaaagggtGGTGAAGCAGACAGTCTGGATGAGTTCCTCAAAGAACTGGAGAACCCAGAGGTGCCTAGAGAGGAGGTCATGAGTCAGCACAGAGATGTTATTG ACCAGACTATCATGGAGGAGCCCAGTATACTGGCAGCCTCTGCAATGGAGGGCAGCAGAACGACCCTGGATGAGACTGTGATGCCTCCTCCCTCGACTCCCCGTGGTGTTAAACGCAAGACCCTTGACAAAGACAGTACACTGCCT ATGGCTCCCTTGGAGCAGCCTCAACAGGTAGCTGACCGTTCAGTCTTGTCTCAGAGGTTAGACATGCCTCAGGTGGATCTTCCGCCAGAGGAGACCAGCCTCAGCCTCACTCAGCTCGTCCCTGAGCTGGACCTGCTCGGTGAGAAGAGCAAAGACAAGAAGGATGACAGCGACGAGGAAGAG GAAGAGGAAGGTCAGGctggagaccaggaccaggaggagaAGAGATGGAACAAGAGAACTCAGCAGATGCTGCATGGACTCCAG CGCGTCATGGCTAAGACCGGAGCAGATTCAGTCAGTCTGCTCGATTTGTGCCGGAACAACAACCGGAAGCAGGCAGCCGCCAAGTTTTACAGTTTTCTGGTCCTCAAGAAGCAACAAGCCATCGAGGTCACCCAGTCTGAACCCTACAGCGACATCATCGCCACCGCTGGACCAAGATTTCATCTTATTTAG